Within the Aeromicrobium sp. Root236 genome, the region CCTTTCGCCGTTCGGACAACCATGAGACGTACGAGGGCCGCTGCCATGACGCGGTTCCGGCGAGCAATTCGTGACCGCTCCACGTCTGGGTCGTTGTGCACGTGGGAGGGACACCGTGTCGGACACCAGCACCACACGCGTCGAGGCGAGCGACGCCCGGCTCATCGCTGCCGTGCGCGGCGGCGACACCGAGGCGTACGGCGAGCTGTTCGACCGCCACCGCGACGCCGCGAACCGCCTCGCCTCACAGCTGGTGCCCGGCCCCGACGCCGACGACCTGGTCGCCGAGTCGTTCACCCGCGTGCTGGCCCTGCTGCAGGACGGCAAGGGACCCGACGAGTTCTTCCGCGCCTACCTCCTGACCGCGATCCGCCGGCTGCACGTCGACCGCGGCCGTCGCCAGAAGCGCGTACGTACGACCGACAATGACGCCGAGCTGGACCGCGCCGTCGCGTTCGTCGACCCCGCCGAGATGCGCTTCGAGCAGGGCGCGGCCGCTGCTGCGTTCGCCTCGCTCCCCGAGCGGTGGCAGCTCGTGCTGTGGCACCTCGACGTCGAAGGCCAGAAGCCCGCCGACATCGCCCCGCTGCTCGGCATGAGCCCCAACAGCGTCTCCGCTCTCGCCTACCGCGCACGGGAGGGCCTGCGCCAGGCCTACCTGCAGAGCCACCTCGCTCCCAGCCTGCACGCGAGCTGCCGCACGACGACCGGGATGCTCGGCTCGTACGTCCGCAGGGGCCTCTCCGCACGCGACTCGGCCCGCGTCGAGGCGCACCTCGACGAGTGCAGCCGCTGCACCGGGCTCTACCTCGAGCTCGCGGAGATCAACTCCAACCTCTCCGGCATCCTCGGCCCGGCCGTCCTCGGCGCCGCCGCTGCCGGCTACGTCACGGCCGGCGCCGCGGCGACCGGTGTCGGCGCGGTCGTGGAGTCGGCGCTCGCCCCGGTCAAGGCCGCAGGCAACGCCGTCGCCGGTGCCGGCACCCAGGGCATGGTCGCCGCAGCCGTCGTGGTCGCCGTCGCCGCGGCCGGCACCGTCGCGGTGACGAGCTCGCGCGGTGGCTCCGACGACCCGCCTGCCGCGTCGGCCCCTGTGGCCAGCAGCTCGACGCCGAAGCCCTCCCCGACGCCCTCGCCGACCAGGACCAAGGCGGCGAAGACGAAGCCGGTCGCGAAGCCGACCCCGACGGCAGCGCCGACGACCGCACCTCCGAGCGTGGCTCCGGCCGCTGTCGCGCCGGCCGACCCCGGGACGGCGGCTGACGAACGCGCACCGGAGCCGAAGCCGAGCCCGACGGTCGAGCCGATCGTTCCGACGGACTACGCGATCGCGTCCGTACGCGTCTCCAACACGCTCCTGCCCTTGCTGCAGCGGCAGATCTCGGTCGACATCAGCGCCGCCAACAGCGGCCGCGCGGCCGTCGAGACCGTCACGATCACCCTCGCGTTCCGCCGCAGTGTCCACTTCGGCGGCGTCACCAGCCCGGGCTGGAGCTGCGGCGCGGCGGTGCCCAACCAGTCGCTGCGCACCCTGACCTGCACGTCGCGGCCGGCGGCCGGCCAGGGCGCGACGTTCGTCGCCCGGTCGCGCAACCTCATCCACTCCGGTGGCACGATCACCGTCTCGGCGCCCGGCGACCCGGTGCCCGGCAACAACACCGCGACGTTCCGCCCGGGACTCTGGCCGTTGAGCTGACCCGGACTTGCCTGTCCGGGGCGTTCGGGTATGAATGAGGCATGACCCTCCTGCGCACCGTTGCCCGTCCGATGCTCGCCTCGATGTTCATCTACGGCGGAGCCACGGCGCTCAAGGCTCCGGGCCCGCGCGCCACCAAGGCGCAGCCGACGGCTGACCTCATCAAGAAGTTCGCGCCGGAGCTGCCGGTCGACGGAGCCAACCTCGTACGCGTCAACGCCGCCGCACAGCTGCTCGGCGGTCTCGCGCTCGCGACCGGTCGCTTCCCCCGGCTCGCCGCGCTCGGCCTGGCCGCCACGATGCCGGCCACGACGGTCGTCGGTCACCCCTATTGGAACGAGAGCGACCCCGGTGCGCGCGCCAACCAGCGCATCCACTTCCTCAAGAACGTCTCGATGGCCGGTGGGCTGCTGATGGCGACGCTCGACCCCGACCCGCACAAGAAGTTCATCGGCCGCCGCGCGAAGGACAAGGTCAACCAGGCCGCCGCCTCCGTGCACGACCAGCTCGACCACCTGCGCGGCTGACGCCGATAGGCTGGGGGCGATGACTGCCCCGCTGCCCTGGCTCGCGCCCTACCGCGACACGCCCTTCGACGGCGAGGTGCTGGTCCCCGGCTCCAAGTCGCTGACCAACCGCGTGCTGATCCTTGCGGCGCTGGCTGACGGTCCGTCGGTGCTGACCCGGCCGCTCGGGTCGCGCGACACGACCCTGATGCTGGGCGCCCTCACGACCCTCGGCGCGACGATCGAGCGCGACGGCATCACCTGGACGATCACGCCGTCCGCGTGGGACCGCACCGAGCCGGCCACGGTCGACTGCGGGCTGGCCGGCACTGTGATGCGCTTCGTCCCGCTCATCGCCGCGCTCGGCTCCGCACCGGTGACGTTCGACGGTGACGAGCACGCCCGCGTACGCCCGATGGCGACGACGATCGCGACGCTGCGCGACCTCGGCGTCCAGGTCGACGACGACGGCCGCGGAGCCCTGCCGTTCACGGTCCACGGCACCGGAGGTGTCGCCGGTGGCGCGCTCGAGGTCGACGCGTCGTCGTCCAGCCAGTTCGTCTCGGCGCTGCTGCTGGCCGGCGCCCGCTTCGACAAGGGTCTCGACCTCCGGCACACCGGTGCGACCCTGCCGTCCATGCCGCACATCGACATGACGGTCGCCGAGCTGCGCCGCCGGGGCGTACGCGTCGACACCGACGAGCCCAACCGGTGGCACGTGCACCCGGGGCCGATCAGCGCGCTCGACGTCGAGATCGAGCCCGACCTGTCCAACGCCGGCGTCTTCATCGGTGCCGCGCTCGTGACCGGTGGCCGGGTCCGCATCCGCAACTGGCCCGCCGACACCGACCAGGCCGGCGACGCGTGGCGCACGATCGTCCCGGCCTTCGGCGGCACAGTCGAGCAGGACGGCGCCGACCTGGTCTTCTCCGCCGGGCCCGCCCTCAACGGGGTCGAGCTCGACCTGCACGACGTCGGCGAGCTGACCCCGGTCATCGCGGCCATCGCAGCCCTGGCCGAGCGTCCGTCGACCCTCGTCGGCGTGGCCCACCTGCGGGGGCACGAGACCGACCGGCTCAAGGCGCTCGTGACCGAGATCAACCGCCTCGGCGGCGATGCCGAGGAGCTCGCCGACGGGCTGCTGATCCGGCCCCGCCCGCTGCACGGCGAGACGTTCCGGACGTACGACGACCACCGCATGGCGCACGCGGGCGTCGTGCTCGGCCTGCGCACGCCGGACCTGTTCGTCGAGAACGTCGTGACGACGGTCAAGACCTACCCCAACTTCGCCCCGGTCTGGGAACGCCTGATGACATGAGCGCCGTGACATGAGGGAGCAGGACGAGCACGCGCAGTTCGAGCGGCCGCGCCGGCACACCAAGCCGCGCACCAAGATCCGCCCCAACTACGACGACGCCGACACCGCGCGGGTCGTGACGATCGACCGCGGCCGCTACACCGTCACCCTCGACGATGACGGCAGGACCGTGACCGCGATGAAGTCGCGCAACCTCGGCCGCAAGGGTGTCGTGGTGGGCGACGAGGTCCGGGTCGTCGGTGACGTCAGTGGCGCCGACGGCTCGCTCGCCCGCATCGTCGAGGTCACCCCGCGCCGCACCGTCCTGCGGCGCACCGCCGACGACGACGACCCGATCGAGCGCATCATCGTCGCCAACGCCGACCAGCTCGTGATCGTCGCCGCCCTCGCCGATCCGCCGCCGCGAGCGGGCCTGATCGACCGCTGCCTCGTCGCGGCGTTCGACGCCGGCATGGAGCCGTTGGTCTGCCTGACCAAGTCCGACCTCGGCTCCCCCGACGAGATCGTGGCGATGTTCGAGCCCCTGGGCGTACGCGTGGTCGTCACCCGCCGCGACGGCGACCTCGACGGCATCCGTGATGCGCTGCGCGACCGGGTCAGCGTGCTCGTCGGGCACAGCGGCGTGGGCAAGTCGACTTTGGTGAACGCCCTGGTGCCGGACGCCAACCGCTCGGTGAGCTACGTCAACGCCGTGACCGGCCGCGGCCGTCACACCTCGACGTCCGCGATCAGCCTCGAGCTGCCGTTCGGCGGCTGGATCATCGACACCCCCGGCATCCGGTCGTTCGGACTCGCGCACGTCGAAGTCGACGACCTGATCAAGGCGTTCCCCGACCTCCAGGACGTCACCCGTGACTGTCCCCGTGGCTGCCTGCACTCGGCGACCGAGCCCGAGTGCGCCCTCGATCTCGCGGTCGCCGACGGGACCCTGGCACCCGAACGCGTCGAGTCGTTCCGCCGCATCCTCGCGAGCATGAACCAGAAGGACGACTACTAGGCGCATGCCGGACACGGTTTTCGGGTGTGAAAGCCGTACTCTGAGGGCCATGGCTCACTCGTACAACGACGATCTGCGCCTCGCTCACGTGCTCGCCGACAACGCCGACAACCTCTCGATGGACCGCTTCGGCGCGATCGATCTGCAGGTCGACACCAAGCCGGACATGACCTACGTGACCGAGTCCGACGAGGCTGTCGAAGCCGCGATCCGGCGCACCCTCAAGTCGGCGCGCACGCGCGACATCGTGCTCGGCGAGGAGAACGGCGAGGTCGAGGGCACGTCCGGACCCGGCGGCCGCCGCTGGATCATCGACCCGATCGACGGCACCTCCAACTTCGTCCGTGGCGTGCCGGTCTGGGCGACGCTGATCGCGCTCGAGGAGGACGGCGAGATCGTCGCCGGCTGCGTCTCGGCACCCGCTCTGGGCCGTCGCTGGTGGGCCAGCAAGGGCACCGGCGCCTACACCGGCAAGTCGCTCATGGCATCACGCGAGATCCGGGTCTCGCAGGTCTCCGACCTCGACAGCGCCTCGGTCTCCTACGCCTCGTTGGGCGGCTGGGACGCGATCGGCAAGGGCGACGCGTTCGCCGCCCTGCTCCGGCGCTGCTGGCGCACCCGCGCCTACGGCGACTTCTGGTCCTACATGCTCCTCGCCGAAGGAGCCGTCGACATCGCCGCCGAGCCCGAGCTCAAGGTGTGGGACATGGCCGCGCTCGACATCGTCGTCCGCGAGGCCGGCGGGACGTTCACGAGCCTCGCGGGGCAGCCCGGACCGTGGGGCGACAACGCGCTCGCGACCAACGGCAGGCTCCACGACTCCGCGATGGCCTACCTCGGGCACTTCCCCGACCAAGGGCCGCCCGACCAGTCGTGGACCGACGAGCCCGAGCCCGAGCCGGAGCCCGACAACGTACGCAGCTTCGACTTCACCCGCGAGCACGTCGAGGACGCGCCCTGACCGTGGCGACAGAATCTCGCCCTCAGGAGCGAACCGGGGCTACGCTGCGAAGAACGACCTGAGGAGTGTGTCCCGTATGCGCGTGAGCGATGTCCTGGCTTCCAAGGGAAGCGATGCTGTCTACACCATCACCCCCGACTCCACGGTCCAGCAGCTGCTGGACCAGCTCGCCGAGCTCAACGTCGGCGCGCTGATCGTGAGTGACGACGGCAAGGCCATGCTCGGGATCGTGTCCGAGCGTGACATCGTGCGCAAGCTCCGTACGGTCGAGAACCCGCGCAACATGCCGGTCTCGGAGATCATGACGACCGACGTCCAGCTGTGTGGGCCCGACGACTCGTTCGGCGACCTCATGTCGGTCATGACCGAGCACCGCGTCCGGCACATCCCGGTGATCGCCGACGACGTCATCGTCGGCGTCGTCAGCATCGGCGACGCGGTCAAGTACCGCATGGAGCAGCTCGAGTTCGAGCGCGACCAGCTCAACAACTACGTCGCCGGCGGCTGATCCGAGCCCCAGCGCCTGCCCGGTCCCCCTTCGGAGGCCGGGCATTTTCGCGTTCCCGGAAACCGGTGCTTGCATTCGATCGGTTAGCGATATATCGTTTAGATATCGACAACCGATCGGTGGTCGATCGAGAGCAAGAGAAAGTGGGACACCCCCATGCGAAGCAATGACTTCTCAGAACAGCGCCGCCCGGCAGATCGCCGCCGCGGCAGGAACCACCCCGAGCGCGACTTCGGTCGTGACTTCGGACCCGGCTTCGGCCGCGAGTTCGGCTTCGGCCCCGGCTTCGGCGGTCCCGGCCGCCCCCGTGGTCGCCGACGTGGCGGACGAGGCGGCGACGTCCGCGCCGCCGCGCTCCTGCTACTCAGCGAGCAGCCGCAGCACGGCTACCAGCTGATCCAGGAGATCGGCGAACGGTCGAACGGCAGCTGGACCCCCAGCCCCGGCTCGATCTATCCCGTGCTCCAGCAGCTCGAGGACGAAGGACTCATCACGTTCGAGCGCGTCGAGGGTCGCAAGACCGCGACGCTGACCGACGAGGGCACCGCGTACGTCGAGGAGAACCGTGAGCAGCTCGGCACGCCGTGGGAGGACGCCAAGGGCGACCCCGCCCACGACCTGCGCGACTTCGCGCACGGCCTCAAGGGATTCATCAACGCCTGGAAGCAGGTCGCGCAGGCCGGCACACCCGAGCAGCGCGAGAAGGCCCAGGCCGTGGTCGACGACGCCCGGAAGGCCATGTACCGCATACTTGCGGACGATGAGTCATAACGGACGCCTGTCCCTGCCCGAGAGCGAGATGACCTGGCGGTTCTCTCGGTCGTCGGGCGCCGGCGGCCAGCACGTCAACACGACCGACACCCGCGTCGAGCTGATCTGGTCGCTCACCGACACCACCGCGCTCTCCCCCGCCCAGAAGGAGCTCGCCGCCCAGCGGCTGAGCAACCGGCTGGTCGGCGGGACGATCACGGTGGTGTCGTCGCAGTACCGCTCGCAGCACCGCAACCGCGAGGCCGCCCGCGTACGCCTGGAGGACCTCGTCTCCCAGGCGATCGTGCCGCCCAAGCCGCGCCGGGCCACGCGTCCGAGCCGCGCCTCCAAGGAGCGCCGGCTCGACGCCAAGAAGCGCCGGAGCTCGATCAAGCAGGGCCGTTCGGGATCGTGGGAATAGCCGCTACCTGACAATCGTTGTCATGTGTGCGTGATGCTCACGCCACGAAAGGATCAGACATGAAGGTCCGCAACTCGCTCAGGTCCCTCAAGGACCAGCCCGGCTCGCAGGTCGTACGCCGCCGCGGCCGCACGTTCGTCATCAACAAGAACAACCCCCGCCTCAAGGCCCGCCAGGGCTAGGCAGCAACCGGACGGCGCCCTCCTCGGAGGGCGCCGTTCGTACGTCTGGAGGTCCAGACGCCAGGTCTGGAACTCCGCGACCACCCGCATGCCGAGTCGCTCGTAGAGCCCCAGCGCCCCCGTGAGGCCCGAGGTGGCGAGCTCGCCGGTGGCGCAGCCACGATCGCGGCCCGCCGCGAACGCCTGCGCCAGGAGCTCCTGGGCGATCCCCTCACCGCGACGATCCGCTCGCACCGCGAGCTGCGGTATCCACGTCGTCCTGCCGCTGTCGTGCACGATCGCGGCGCCCACGACCTCGGCGCCGGCCTTCGCGACCCGGAAGTGCAACGGGTCGGCGCCCTCCCGGTCGAGCATCAGGACGCGCCAGTCGTCGTACGAGCGCCGGATGCGACCCTCCCACTCCTCGAATGCATCCTCGATGACCGCGTGCACCGCCCGGGCGTCGGCCTCCTCGAACGGGCCGATCGTGACGTCCGGCGGCAGGTCGCGGTGCGCGAGCTCGGTGCCGGGGTCCATGCGCAGGACCCAGTCCCGATAGGCCCTTTCGTACCCGCGACCGGTCAGCAGCGTCGCGGCCGCATCGTCCGAGGCCGCGGTCTGCTGCTCGCCGTACGCCAGCCCGCGCGTCCGCGCCCGGTGCTCGACCCACTCCGCCAAAGCTGTGCCGAGTCCCATGCCGACGTGCGAC harbors:
- a CDS encoding sigma-70 family RNA polymerase sigma factor, translated to MSDTSTTRVEASDARLIAAVRGGDTEAYGELFDRHRDAANRLASQLVPGPDADDLVAESFTRVLALLQDGKGPDEFFRAYLLTAIRRLHVDRGRRQKRVRTTDNDAELDRAVAFVDPAEMRFEQGAAAAAFASLPERWQLVLWHLDVEGQKPADIAPLLGMSPNSVSALAYRAREGLRQAYLQSHLAPSLHASCRTTTGMLGSYVRRGLSARDSARVEAHLDECSRCTGLYLELAEINSNLSGILGPAVLGAAAAGYVTAGAAATGVGAVVESALAPVKAAGNAVAGAGTQGMVAAAVVVAVAAAGTVAVTSSRGGSDDPPAASAPVASSSTPKPSPTPSPTRTKAAKTKPVAKPTPTAAPTTAPPSVAPAAVAPADPGTAADERAPEPKPSPTVEPIVPTDYAIASVRVSNTLLPLLQRQISVDISAANSGRAAVETVTITLAFRRSVHFGGVTSPGWSCGAAVPNQSLRTLTCTSRPAAGQGATFVARSRNLIHSGGTITVSAPGDPVPGNNTATFRPGLWPLS
- a CDS encoding DoxX family protein — protein: MTLLRTVARPMLASMFIYGGATALKAPGPRATKAQPTADLIKKFAPELPVDGANLVRVNAAAQLLGGLALATGRFPRLAALGLAATMPATTVVGHPYWNESDPGARANQRIHFLKNVSMAGGLLMATLDPDPHKKFIGRRAKDKVNQAAASVHDQLDHLRG
- the aroA gene encoding 3-phosphoshikimate 1-carboxyvinyltransferase; the protein is MTAPLPWLAPYRDTPFDGEVLVPGSKSLTNRVLILAALADGPSVLTRPLGSRDTTLMLGALTTLGATIERDGITWTITPSAWDRTEPATVDCGLAGTVMRFVPLIAALGSAPVTFDGDEHARVRPMATTIATLRDLGVQVDDDGRGALPFTVHGTGGVAGGALEVDASSSSQFVSALLLAGARFDKGLDLRHTGATLPSMPHIDMTVAELRRRGVRVDTDEPNRWHVHPGPISALDVEIEPDLSNAGVFIGAALVTGGRVRIRNWPADTDQAGDAWRTIVPAFGGTVEQDGADLVFSAGPALNGVELDLHDVGELTPVIAAIAALAERPSTLVGVAHLRGHETDRLKALVTEINRLGGDAEELADGLLIRPRPLHGETFRTYDDHRMAHAGVVLGLRTPDLFVENVVTTVKTYPNFAPVWERLMT
- the rsgA gene encoding ribosome small subunit-dependent GTPase A: MREQDEHAQFERPRRHTKPRTKIRPNYDDADTARVVTIDRGRYTVTLDDDGRTVTAMKSRNLGRKGVVVGDEVRVVGDVSGADGSLARIVEVTPRRTVLRRTADDDDPIERIIVANADQLVIVAALADPPPRAGLIDRCLVAAFDAGMEPLVCLTKSDLGSPDEIVAMFEPLGVRVVVTRRDGDLDGIRDALRDRVSVLVGHSGVGKSTLVNALVPDANRSVSYVNAVTGRGRHTSTSAISLELPFGGWIIDTPGIRSFGLAHVEVDDLIKAFPDLQDVTRDCPRGCLHSATEPECALDLAVADGTLAPERVESFRRILASMNQKDDY
- a CDS encoding inositol monophosphatase family protein; translated protein: MAHSYNDDLRLAHVLADNADNLSMDRFGAIDLQVDTKPDMTYVTESDEAVEAAIRRTLKSARTRDIVLGEENGEVEGTSGPGGRRWIIDPIDGTSNFVRGVPVWATLIALEEDGEIVAGCVSAPALGRRWWASKGTGAYTGKSLMASREIRVSQVSDLDSASVSYASLGGWDAIGKGDAFAALLRRCWRTRAYGDFWSYMLLAEGAVDIAAEPELKVWDMAALDIVVREAGGTFTSLAGQPGPWGDNALATNGRLHDSAMAYLGHFPDQGPPDQSWTDEPEPEPEPDNVRSFDFTREHVEDAP
- a CDS encoding CBS domain-containing protein: MRVSDVLASKGSDAVYTITPDSTVQQLLDQLAELNVGALIVSDDGKAMLGIVSERDIVRKLRTVENPRNMPVSEIMTTDVQLCGPDDSFGDLMSVMTEHRVRHIPVIADDVIVGVVSIGDAVKYRMEQLEFERDQLNNYVAGG
- a CDS encoding PadR family transcriptional regulator, with translation MRSNDFSEQRRPADRRRGRNHPERDFGRDFGPGFGREFGFGPGFGGPGRPRGRRRGGRGGDVRAAALLLLSEQPQHGYQLIQEIGERSNGSWTPSPGSIYPVLQQLEDEGLITFERVEGRKTATLTDEGTAYVEENREQLGTPWEDAKGDPAHDLRDFAHGLKGFINAWKQVAQAGTPEQREKAQAVVDDARKAMYRILADDES
- the arfB gene encoding alternative ribosome rescue aminoacyl-tRNA hydrolase ArfB yields the protein MSHNGRLSLPESEMTWRFSRSSGAGGQHVNTTDTRVELIWSLTDTTALSPAQKELAAQRLSNRLVGGTITVVSSQYRSQHRNREAARVRLEDLVSQAIVPPKPRRATRPSRASKERRLDAKKRRSSIKQGRSGSWE
- the ykgO gene encoding type B 50S ribosomal protein L36; its protein translation is MKVRNSLRSLKDQPGSQVVRRRGRTFVINKNNPRLKARQG